From one Felis catus isolate Fca126 chromosome E2, F.catus_Fca126_mat1.0, whole genome shotgun sequence genomic stretch:
- the LOC101091742 gene encoding vomeronasal type-1 receptor 4 has protein sequence MICLASASYSHAGSSSPEDKYQSLRTDRMATRDLAIRVIFLIQTVVGILGNLSLLYHYVLFSFTRCRPRPTDLIVKNLIVANILVLVSFGIHHTLSTFGWYNMFSDFGCKFFPYVRGVGRGVSIGMTCLLSVFQAITISPQNSRWTALKEKALKCLVPSLVLCWVLQILINIMYPLVMGSTLNKNNITNRKSFGYCSAVRHEKTRNSLNTMLLTLPDVLYVGLMLWASVSMVFLLYQHKQRVQHIHRTSVSSTSSPESTATKTIFLLVCTFVYFNTLSSVFQIVLSVFDCPTWYLLNTSSVITLCFPAVSPFLLMSRDPRVSMVCFPCIRNIKCPHFMRIV, from the coding sequence ATGATTTGTCTGGCCTCTGCCTCCTATTCCCACGCAGGATCCTCTAGCCCAGAAGACAAGTATCAGTCACTGAGGACAGACAGGATGGCCACCAGGGATCTGGCAATAAGAGTGATCTTCTTAATCCAGACTGTGGTTGGAATCCTGGGGAACTTGTCTCTTCTTTACCATtatgtccttttttctttcactagGTGTAGGCCAAGGCCCACAGATTTGATTGTCAAGAACCTGATTGTAGCCAACATTTTGGTCCTGGTCTCTTTTGGAATACACCATACCCTGTCAACTTTTGGGTGGTATAACATGTTCAGTGATTTTGGATGTAAATTCTTCCCCTATGTTCGCGGCGTGGGCAGGGGCGTGTCCATTGGCATGACCTGCCTCTTGAGTGTCTTCCAGGCCATCACGATCAGCCCCCAGAACTCCAGATGGACAGCGCTTAAAGAGAAAGCTCTCAAGTGCCTTGTCCCTTCACTTGTCCTATGCTGGGTCTTGCAGATATTGATAAATATCATGTATCCTTTGGTTATGGGTAGCACTTTGAACAAGAATAACATCACAAACAGAAAAAGTTTCGGGTACTGTTCAGCTGTTCGTCATGAGAAAACCAGAAATTCATTGAATACAATGTTGTTAACATTACCTGATGTGTTGTATGTGGGGCTCATGCTCTGGGCCAGCGTTTCTATGGTTTTCCTTCTGTACCAGCACAAGCAGAGGGTCCAACACATTCATCGGACCAGCGTCTCCTCCACATCATCCCCTGAGTCCACAGCCACCAAAACCATTTTCCTCCTGGTGTGTACCTTTGTCTACTTTAATACCCTTTCATCGGTCTTTCaaattgttttgtctgtttttgactGTCCCACCTGGTACCTCTTGAACACCAGTTCAGTGATCACTCTGTGTTTCCCAGCTGTCAGTCCCTTTCTGCTCATGAGCCGAGACCCCAGGGTATCCATGGTCTGCTTTCCCTGTATAAGGAATATAAAATGCCCTCATTTTATGAGAATTGTGTAA